From Candidatus Tumulicola sp.:
GCTCGCGCAAGCCGTGCACTTGGCGCCGCCGCTCTGGAATATCCCTATGGTGGTGGTCACGTCGTGGCCGCCATTGTCGTTGATCTGGTAGGAGCCGTACGCGCCGGCCGTGTTCGTCAGCGTGTAGCTCGTGCCGTTGACCGGATCCTTGGGTGTGAAGTTCAGGTACGGCGTGGTCAAGCCGGCCGCGAACGTGTTCGGATACGCGCCGTTGTTATCGACTGCGTACTCTTCCATCGCCGTGGCTATCTGTTTCTCATTGCCCTCGCAGGCAGACGTCTGCGCTTCCGCGCGGGCGTGTAAGAAGTTCGGGATCAAGATCGCCGCGAGAATCGCGATAATCGCGATGACGATCATAAGCTCGATGAGCGTAAATCCCTTTTGGAGTCTTTTCACTAGTATAGTCCTATTCTTGAGTGTGATACTGCTCACTCCCCCAGCCCGTATAAGCAACGAGCGGCCAGTCACACTCCGTGACCGCCCGCCCGCCACCTTTGGCCTCGACAGCTGTTATTGGCCGACGATGCCCGCGTTCTGGTTGTAAGAGATGCTCGCGCAAGCCGTGCACTTGGCGCCGCCGCTCTTGAAGATACCAATGGTGGTGGTCGTGTCGTGGCCGCCATTGTCGTTGATCTGGTAGGAGCCATACGCGCCGGCCGTGTTGGTCAGCGTGTAGCTCGTGCCGTTGACCGGATCCTTGGGTGTGAAGTTCAGGTACGGTGTGGTCAGGCCGGCCGCGAAGGTGTTCGGGTACGCGCCGTTGTTGTCAACTGCGTACTCTTCCATCGCCGTGGCGATCTGCTTCTCATTGCCCTCGCAGGCAGACGTCTGCGCTTCCGCGCGGGCGTGCAGGAAGTTCGGGATCAAGATCGCCGCGAGAATCGCGATAATTGCGATGACGATCATGAGCTCGATGAGCGTAAATCCCTTTTGGAGTCTTTTCACTGAAATTAGTCCTCTCTCGTTCTTACTAGTAAGCGTTCTTGCAGTCACCTTGGCCGCCGTTCCCTAGCGACCGCGCGCAGCGAGTCCAATTCCCGCCATCGTGCGTTGCGCGCCGGACTTCTCCACTCTATGCAATGCCCAACCGCCGCCGGTTTAGACCGCCCAAAGGTGCGTCTGCTCACGCATTTGAACTGCGATGGGGTCCTTAATAGAGTTATCGGCCCCCTGGGAGCCGACGTGGAGAGTGATCTGGAAGGCGCCGCCGTCCCGCAGGGAAAGACCGATGCTTTCGTGGCGGGCGCTCTCTGTGCGGTCTTAGCGGTCGCGGCGCTGCCACGTTTTTTGCACCTTTTTTCGCATCCGACCATTCCGGATGAAGCGTTCACCCTCTACCTCGCCTCGCATCCCTTTGGCGAGATGCTGGGCATGCTGCGCAACGGTGACTTTCATCCGCCGCTGATCTACGCGATCGCGCATTGGCTGCTCGGGCTCTCCGGGAAAGCGTACCTGTTCCGCATCCTGCCGGCGATGTTCGGCCTCGCCGGCGTGGCGGCGACGTTCTTCTTGGCGCGCAAGTTCGTCGGAACCGCGGGCGCGACTCTAGCCGCCTTGTTCGTCGCACTCTCGCCGGTATTGGTGTTCTATGACGGCTACTTCCGGATGTACGCGCTGCTGTGGTGCTTGAGCGCGCTTTCCTGGCTGCTGCTTTTCCGCGCTTTCGAACGACCTGCCGCCCTCGGAAGATGGGCGCTGTACGCCGCGGCGGCTGCAGCGCTTCTCTACACCCACTACCTCGCGTTTTTCACGCTTGCAGCTCAGGCTGCGTTTTGGCTCGCCACGTACCCGCGCCAGTGGCGCTATCCGGCTGCCCTAGCCATGGCCGGACTCGCGTGGCTGCCCTGGCTGCCGGCCTTCCTGGTGCAGTTCCCAAACGGCGGGACCGCCTATGCAGCCGCCGGCTACCAGCCTCAATCACTGCTCTCGTTACCGCCGGCGCTGCTCACCGACAGCATCCCGGGCGCGCTCGAATTCAGCCCCTGGCTCGGGATCTTCTTCTGGGCGTGTATCGCCGGCGGCGCGACCGCGTGCGTGCTGCGGCGCGAGTATCGCCCGCTCTGGCTGCTGCTCCCGTTGCTCCTGCAGCTGCTCTATTGGTTCGCCGCGGGTAAGAACCTGGTCGCGCAGCGCTACCTGCTGCAGCTCGTGCCCGCATTGGCGATTCTCATCGCGTACGCGTGTGTCGCTCTTGCGCGTGGCCGCGTCAAGGCGCTGGCTGTGCTTATCGCGCTCGGCGTGCTGACGCTGCAAACCGTCGGCGTCGCGGACGAACTGTTCCTCCCTCAATACCAGCCGGTCGACTGGAATGTCTACGCCGCCTTCCTGTCGTCGCGCAGCCGGCCGGGCGACGCCTTCGTCTTCGATCAGCAAGCGGCGTACTTCACGCAGTATGGCGCTGCATACCTCAAGCAGGGCGGGGCGGTCTTTCCGGTGCGCAATCAGCAACAAGCGGAGGTCGTTGCCGCCAAGGCAGCGCCCCTTTCCCGCGTGTGGTACGTGGACTACCAATCGCGGCTCGCCGATCCCGACCACGTGATTTTTCGCGCCTTGCGGGCGACGCACGCCAAAGCGACGACGTGGCGAAGCGCCCCGGCGGGCTACGGCGACAGCGTGGTGACGACGCTCTTCGAGCGCTAGCGCTTCACGTCGAAGAGCGACACGAACGCCCGGTCCGCGTCGTCTGCTCTCTGCTCTACGTATCCTCCGCGTTGAGGACGCGTCGCGCGCAAGTGTTCGTAGACCGCGCGCTTCGGATCGGGATAGTAGTATTGGTTCTCGACGTACCAGATGCGTTGGCGCGGGCGCGCGTCGATCCAACGGATCGCTTCGACGACCGACGCTTGGTCGATGACGGGCATGACGTCGTGCCCTTGAAAGGCGTTCAGCCCGCCCAGCACCGTGACCGCAAAGCCTTGATCGATCATGATGGCGTCGCTGGGCTTCTCGCTGCGCAGCAGCACGATGTCCACCGCGTACCAATCGGTTCGCTGGTAGAAAGGATCCAACAGATTGTCCAGGGCAGCGATGATGCTCAATGTCGCGAATGCGCTGACGAGAGCGATGCCGGCGATGCGCCAGCGCGTGCCGAGCAACAGCGCCACGATCGCCCCAAGGCATACGTCAAAGGCCGGGATCATCGCCAGCAGGTAGCGCGGGATCACCAAGTCCTTGCTGAGCGCGAACGCCGCGGCCGCTTGTATCGCGATAGGTGAGAGCCAATACGGCACGATGCTCTTGCGCCCGATCCAACAGCCCGCGACCAGACAGCCGAGCGCGAAAACGGTCATCGCCCAATCCGTCGCGGTCGTTCCCGCGAACCAGGCGACGGGCACGCCTTGGAACAGCGTGCCTCTGGCCTGGCCCAGCCAATAGAACGATCGGCCGGCGCCGCTGATGACGTGCCCGCCGAATGCATATTGAGTTCTCAACGCGCCAAGCCAGGGCGCGAGCGCAAGCAGCGCGAGTCCCGCTCCCGCAAAGACGGGCCACGCCTGGCGCGCTCGCGGCAAGGCGTACAGCACTTGGCTGAGCACAACCACGCCGCCGAGGTATTGCACGCTTGGCAGGAGCGCTGCGCAGACGCAATATGCCGCCCACAGCCACGCAAGGGCTTTGCCGCGCGCGTCTTGAGCGAGGAGCAGCAGCCACCACGACAGCGTGCTGAGCGCGATTAGCATGGAATACATGCGGAACATGCGATCCCAGTCGATGAGATCGGGGGAAATCGCGACGAACAGAGCCGCGAACGCAGCTGCCGTGTCGCCGAACACTCGACGCGCTATCCCCCAGGTCGCGACGATCGTGATCAGGCCGAACGGCGCGGTCAGAAAGCGATACGACCAGGGCTGCCAGTGCAGCGTGGCGATCGCCGCGTGCGCGTAGAGGTAGAACAACGGCGGGTGTGCATCGTTGTGCGCCAGGAAATCGAAGAGCTTCGAGAGCGGCAGCGACCCGGCGAAAACCGAGTATGCCTCGTCGATGAAAAGGCTATTGTCCGTCAAGCGCCAGAAGCGTGCCAGCGCTCCGATGGCAAGCGCAAGGATCAGAAAGGCGTAGGGGAGCCACTTGGGCTTGGTCATCGGCGCGGCCCGTACAAGATGACGAGCACGTCATCGGCGGGGTTCACATGCGACTGCACCCACATGCCGAGCATGCGTCGAGTGACGCTCAAGCGCCGCCGTACGACGTGTTCGGGGTCCGGATAGAATGCCGCATTCTCGACATACCATACTCGCGCAAGGCGCCGTGCGTCAAGCCACTTGACGGCGCCGGCCGGCGGGTCGGGCGCGACGACAAGGTAATGCTCGTGCTCCCGAAAGGTCG
This genomic window contains:
- a CDS encoding prepilin-type N-terminal cleavage/methylation domain-containing protein, producing the protein MKRLQKGFTLIELMIVIAIIAILAAILIPNFLHARAEAQTSACEGNEKQIATAMEEYAVDNNGAYPNTFAAGLTTPYLNFTPKDPVNGTSYTLTNTAGAYGSYQINDNGGHDTTTTIGIFKSGGAKCTACASISYNQNAGIVGQ
- a CDS encoding glycosyltransferase family 39 protein; translation: MESDLEGAAVPQGKTDAFVAGALCAVLAVAALPRFLHLFSHPTIPDEAFTLYLASHPFGEMLGMLRNGDFHPPLIYAIAHWLLGLSGKAYLFRILPAMFGLAGVAATFFLARKFVGTAGATLAALFVALSPVLVFYDGYFRMYALLWCLSALSWLLLFRAFERPAALGRWALYAAAAAALLYTHYLAFFTLAAQAAFWLATYPRQWRYPAALAMAGLAWLPWLPAFLVQFPNGGTAYAAAGYQPQSLLSLPPALLTDSIPGALEFSPWLGIFFWACIAGGATACVLRREYRPLWLLLPLLLQLLYWFAAGKNLVAQRYLLQLVPALAILIAYACVALARGRVKALAVLIALGVLTLQTVGVADELFLPQYQPVDWNVYAAFLSSRSRPGDAFVFDQQAAYFTQYGAAYLKQGGAVFPVRNQQQAEVVAAKAAPLSRVWYVDYQSRLADPDHVIFRALRATHAKATTWRSAPAGYGDSVVTTLFER
- a CDS encoding prepilin-type N-terminal cleavage/methylation domain-containing protein — its product is MKRLQKGFTLIELMIVIAIIAILAAILIPNFLHARAEAQTSACEGNEKQIATAMEEYAVDNNGAYPNTFAAGLTTPYLNFTPKDPVNGTSYTLTNTAGAYGSYQINDNGGHDVTTTIGIFQSGGAKCTACASISYNQNAGIVGQ
- a CDS encoding glycosyltransferase family 39 protein, with amino-acid sequence MTKPKWLPYAFLILALAIGALARFWRLTDNSLFIDEAYSVFAGSLPLSKLFDFLAHNDAHPPLFYLYAHAAIATLHWQPWSYRFLTAPFGLITIVATWGIARRVFGDTAAAFAALFVAISPDLIDWDRMFRMYSMLIALSTLSWWLLLLAQDARGKALAWLWAAYCVCAALLPSVQYLGGVVVLSQVLYALPRARQAWPVFAGAGLALLALAPWLGALRTQYAFGGHVISGAGRSFYWLGQARGTLFQGVPVAWFAGTTATDWAMTVFALGCLVAGCWIGRKSIVPYWLSPIAIQAAAAFALSKDLVIPRYLLAMIPAFDVCLGAIVALLLGTRWRIAGIALVSAFATLSIIAALDNLLDPFYQRTDWYAVDIVLLRSEKPSDAIMIDQGFAVTVLGGLNAFQGHDVMPVIDQASVVEAIRWIDARPRQRIWYVENQYYYPDPKRAVYEHLRATRPQRGGYVEQRADDADRAFVSLFDVKR